One stretch of Pedobacter riviphilus DNA includes these proteins:
- a CDS encoding DUF2752 domain-containing protein: protein MNNIKRFPLELVFWVTALVLLATANGHEHHFTLCPLANLGFQDWCPGCGIGRSISHILHGEFTESFSEHWFGFPALLIIVYRIYTLIKNKNKFKISTTNT from the coding sequence ATGAACAACATTAAGCGCTTTCCTTTAGAACTGGTTTTCTGGGTAACAGCATTAGTGTTATTGGCAACAGCGAATGGCCACGAACATCACTTCACGCTTTGTCCGCTAGCCAATTTGGGCTTTCAGGATTGGTGTCCGGGATGTGGCATAGGCAGGTCAATCAGTCATATTTTACATGGCGAGTTTACCGAAAGCTTTTCCGAACATTGGTTTGGGTTTCCGGCACTTTTGATTATAGTTTATAGAATTTACACATTGATAAAAAATAAAAATAAGTTTAAAATTTCAACTACAAATACATAG
- a CDS encoding Nif3-like dinuclear metal center hexameric protein, whose protein sequence is MKLAEITNYLESIAPLNYQEDYDNSGLIVGDPNMEVHGALVALDCLEKIVDEAISTGCNLIITHHPIVFKGLKKLNGKNYVERVVLKAIRNNIALYAIHTNLDSIHTGVNAMICARLGLTGTKVLSPKAGLLKKLVTYCPQAQAEQLRSALFYAGAGNIGNYSECSFNADGFGTFKGNEDADPFVGERGVRHREAEVRIEMVYPTQSERKILVALFENHPYEEVAYDIYKLENKHQLVGSGMVGWLEYDMDAYDFLHLVKDRMQAKVVRHTEVIGKRIKKVAVCGGSGSFLLKEAIAAGADAFITADFKYHEFFDAEEKLIIADIGHFETEQFTSNLLLEIIQKKFTNFAIRLTEQNTNPINYLF, encoded by the coding sequence ATGAAATTAGCTGAAATTACCAATTATTTAGAAAGCATAGCGCCGCTTAATTATCAGGAAGATTACGATAACTCTGGTTTAATAGTGGGCGATCCGAATATGGAAGTTCACGGTGCTTTGGTAGCTTTAGATTGCTTAGAAAAAATTGTAGATGAAGCGATTTCGACAGGCTGCAATCTGATTATAACCCATCACCCCATCGTTTTTAAAGGTTTAAAAAAGCTTAATGGCAAAAATTACGTAGAGCGCGTAGTATTAAAGGCAATCAGGAATAATATTGCACTTTATGCTATCCACACCAATCTTGATAGTATCCATACCGGTGTAAATGCGATGATTTGTGCGCGTTTGGGTTTAACTGGAACGAAAGTGCTATCGCCAAAAGCTGGTTTGTTGAAAAAACTGGTTACCTATTGCCCGCAGGCACAGGCAGAGCAATTACGATCGGCACTATTTTATGCGGGTGCAGGCAATATTGGCAACTATAGTGAGTGCAGTTTCAATGCCGATGGCTTTGGCACCTTTAAAGGTAACGAAGATGCTGATCCTTTTGTAGGTGAAAGAGGTGTTCGCCACCGCGAGGCCGAAGTGCGGATTGAAATGGTTTATCCTACACAATCTGAACGTAAAATTTTGGTTGCTTTGTTCGAGAACCATCCTTATGAGGAAGTGGCCTACGATATTTACAAACTCGAAAATAAACACCAATTGGTGGGTTCGGGCATGGTGGGCTGGCTGGAATACGATATGGATGCCTACGATTTTCTGCATCTGGTAAAAGATAGAATGCAGGCTAAAGTGGTTAGACATACGGAAGTAATTGGCAAAAGAATCAAAAAAGTGGCGGTTTGCGGCGGTTCCGGAAGCTTCCTGTTAAAAGAAGCCATTGCTGCCGGAGCAGATGCTTTTATTACCGCAGATTTTAAATATCACGAGTTTTTCGATGCTGAGGAAAAATTGATCATTGCTGACATCGGACACTTTGAAACTGAACAATTTACCTCAAATTTATTGCTTGAAATTATTCAGAAAAAATTTACTAACTTTGCAATCCGTTTAACGGAGCAAAATACAAACCCCATAAATTACTTGTTTTAA
- a CDS encoding TM2 domain-containing protein yields the protein MDIFQSPLMSLPGITPEEYSYLQQATTGLTEEQLRNFLMVYSSKRKNPSDMLIFCLIGLFAVPGLQRFIIGQIGMGILYLLTAGLCFIGSIIDVVNHKTLAFEHNQKMVFESLQMVRMGGGFQQAGKF from the coding sequence ATGGATATATTTCAATCACCTCTAATGTCGTTACCAGGTATAACACCAGAGGAATACTCATATTTACAACAAGCAACAACAGGTTTAACTGAAGAGCAGTTGCGTAATTTCTTGATGGTTTATAGCAGTAAAAGAAAAAATCCATCTGACATGTTGATTTTCTGCTTAATCGGACTGTTTGCTGTTCCAGGCTTACAAAGGTTTATCATCGGTCAGATCGGAATGGGTATTTTATATCTTCTAACCGCAGGTTTATGTTTTATCGGATCGATTATCGATGTGGTAAATCACAAAACACTCGCTTTTGAACACAATCAGAAAATGGTTTTCGAAAGCTTACAGATGGTAAGAATGGGCGGTGGATTCCAGCAGGCAGGAAAATTCTAG
- a CDS encoding M14 family metallopeptidase, with amino-acid sequence MIKIYFKGLFVAFLMVNSCAVLAQEVPTPKSHFGFDIGDDYQLANYTQTEAYFKKLVASSDRIKLVDIGKTEEGRSQYMLIVSSPENLKKLDRYKEISQQLAHAEITPEQAKALAQEGKAVVWIDGGLHANEVVGAHQLIETAYEFASRKDPETLRILDNVIVLFTHANPDGQELVSNWYMREKDPKKRTTSGLPVLYEKYAGHDNNRDFFMLNLKETQNIGRQLFVEWIPQIMYNHHQAGPAGTVVAGPPYRDPFNYVFDPTLLTSLDAVGAAMHNRMNVENKPGYTQRGGSVYSTWYNGGLRTTTYFHNMIGLLTEIIGNPTPSEIPLVPSRLLPSGDSPNPITPRKWYFKNSIDYSVSLNYAVLNYAQRYRDELLYNIYQMGRNSIERGKKDTWSFSPKKIEAINNAAKGEKGTAIAGGDADFGPRRQISMKAFDTVMKAPANRDPRGYILSADQPDFNSAVKFLNALIRTGIVVQKATASFTVAGKNYPAGSYVVKTDQAFRPHVLDMFEPQDHPNDFKYEGGAPIPPYDAAGWTLAYLMDVKFDRILDDFSGPFEKSPYGVLLKSENKLPNGSGYVLSAAQNDSYTAVNDLLKSKVEVYRSTENGDFYVSSAGKAILEKANIKLKSANAPKDKIKISAGRIALWDTYGGSMASGWVRFLMEQYHYNATVIYPQDIDAGNLKSKYDVIVFVSGAIPPVQGGGFGNRSFGPKAEEIPQEFRNRLGRITADKSIPELKKFLEAGGNIVTIGSSTNLAYHLNLPVRNAMVEIVNGEEKRLPAEKYYVPGSVLNVGVDTTLPTNWGMEKEADVYFDNSPVFKLTGDAIVAGKIKPLMWFENATPLRSGWAWGQAYLQDGVTAFEARVGKGKLLAFGPEIAFRAQTHGTFKLIFNQLYK; translated from the coding sequence ATGATAAAAATCTACTTTAAAGGGCTTTTTGTTGCTTTTTTAATGGTAAATAGCTGTGCTGTACTGGCACAGGAAGTGCCAACGCCAAAATCGCATTTTGGTTTTGATATCGGCGACGATTATCAATTGGCCAATTATACCCAAACAGAAGCTTACTTTAAGAAACTCGTGGCAAGTTCTGACCGCATTAAACTGGTTGATATTGGCAAAACCGAAGAAGGCAGAAGCCAATATATGCTGATTGTTTCTTCACCCGAAAACCTGAAGAAATTGGACCGTTACAAAGAAATTTCGCAACAACTGGCGCATGCTGAAATTACACCCGAGCAGGCAAAAGCATTAGCCCAGGAAGGTAAAGCAGTAGTTTGGATAGATGGTGGTTTACATGCCAACGAAGTAGTGGGCGCACATCAACTAATCGAAACCGCTTATGAATTTGCCTCCAGAAAAGATCCGGAAACCCTGCGTATTTTGGATAATGTAATCGTTTTGTTTACCCATGCCAACCCTGATGGGCAAGAACTGGTGAGCAATTGGTACATGAGAGAGAAAGATCCCAAGAAAAGAACAACCTCAGGCTTACCCGTTTTATATGAAAAATATGCAGGCCATGATAATAACCGCGATTTCTTTATGCTAAACCTTAAAGAAACACAGAATATTGGTCGCCAGCTTTTTGTCGAATGGATCCCGCAGATTATGTATAACCACCATCAGGCTGGCCCGGCAGGAACTGTTGTTGCTGGGCCTCCCTACCGCGATCCGTTCAATTACGTTTTCGACCCAACCTTACTAACCAGTTTAGATGCGGTTGGTGCAGCCATGCACAACCGAATGAATGTGGAAAATAAACCTGGTTATACCCAACGCGGAGGATCAGTTTATTCTACCTGGTATAATGGCGGACTAAGAACCACCACTTATTTTCATAATATGATTGGGCTCTTGACCGAAATTATCGGGAACCCTACTCCTTCTGAAATTCCTTTGGTTCCTTCGCGTTTATTGCCAAGCGGCGATTCGCCAAACCCGATTACCCCGAGGAAATGGTACTTTAAAAACTCGATCGATTATTCGGTATCACTAAATTATGCTGTTTTAAATTATGCACAACGTTACCGCGATGAATTGTTGTATAACATTTATCAGATGGGCAGAAATTCAATAGAACGAGGTAAAAAAGATACCTGGTCGTTCTCTCCAAAGAAAATTGAAGCCATTAACAACGCTGCAAAAGGCGAAAAAGGTACCGCAATTGCGGGCGGAGATGCCGATTTTGGGCCAAGACGGCAGATCAGTATGAAAGCTTTTGATACGGTGATGAAAGCTCCGGCAAACAGAGATCCTCGCGGATATATTTTAAGTGCCGATCAACCTGATTTTAACTCTGCAGTTAAATTTTTAAATGCTTTGATCAGAACAGGGATTGTGGTTCAAAAAGCAACCGCTTCATTTACCGTTGCAGGGAAAAATTATCCTGCCGGAAGTTATGTCGTAAAAACCGATCAGGCTTTTCGTCCACACGTTTTGGATATGTTCGAACCTCAGGATCACCCGAACGATTTTAAATACGAAGGTGGTGCTCCAATTCCGCCATACGATGCTGCAGGATGGACATTAGCCTATTTAATGGATGTTAAATTTGATCGGATTCTCGACGATTTTTCTGGTCCGTTTGAGAAAAGTCCATATGGTGTTTTGTTGAAATCAGAAAACAAATTACCAAATGGATCGGGCTATGTGTTAAGTGCTGCACAAAATGATTCTTATACTGCGGTTAATGATTTATTAAAAAGCAAAGTTGAGGTTTACCGTTCGACTGAAAATGGCGATTTTTATGTTTCATCAGCAGGAAAAGCAATACTAGAAAAAGCGAATATCAAATTAAAAAGTGCGAATGCCCCAAAAGATAAAATTAAAATTTCTGCAGGAAGGATTGCCCTTTGGGATACTTACGGCGGCTCTATGGCTTCGGGCTGGGTGCGATTTTTAATGGAACAATATCATTATAACGCAACGGTAATTTATCCACAGGATATTGACGCGGGGAACTTAAAATCTAAATACGATGTAATTGTTTTTGTGAGCGGAGCCATACCGCCGGTACAAGGCGGAGGATTCGGAAACAGATCTTTCGGACCAAAGGCAGAAGAAATCCCTCAAGAATTTAGAAATCGTTTGGGTAGGATCACCGCCGACAAATCAATCCCTGAATTGAAGAAATTTTTGGAGGCAGGCGGCAATATTGTAACCATAGGTAGTAGCACCAATTTGGCCTATCATTTAAATCTTCCGGTTCGGAATGCAATGGTTGAAATTGTAAACGGAGAAGAAAAACGATTGCCTGCTGAAAAATATTATGTTCCAGGAAGTGTTCTAAATGTTGGTGTAGATACTACTTTACCAACCAATTGGGGCATGGAAAAGGAAGCTGATGTATATTTCGATAATAGCCCTGTTTTTAAGCTCACAGGCGATGCCATTGTGGCTGGAAAGATCAAACCTTTAATGTGGTTCGAAAATGCCACACCGCTGCGCAGCGGCTGGGCCTGGGGGCAGGCTTACCTGCAAGATGGTGTAACGGCCTTCGAAGCGAGGGTTGGTAAAGGCAAACTGCTTGCTTTTGGGCCTGAAATTGCTTTTAGGGCACAAACACATGGTACTTTTAAGCTGATATTTAACCAATTGTATAAATAA
- the mfd gene encoding transcription-repair coupling factor — translation MNIRDLINRYKTDDRVTQFTKALNSTKNPKIQLKGLVGSADAIVALSSYFLLHKPLLFVLPDREEAAYFQSDLESALEKQVLLFPSSYRKSFDFTQVDTANVLARAEVLNELNHDSEYGKIVVSYPEAIAEKVIDRSALEKNTLEISLGAKLGIDFINEFLIDYDFDRRDFVYEPGQFSIRGGIVDIFSFSSDLPYRIEFFGDEVESIRSFEIESQLSVADVKSLTIVPNVQAKFLTESNISILDYIDQDTQLWFKDVEFTLDIVKAGFKKAVELWKALPAADKSQNPEWIDPKFAFTDEKLLGDHLQDFPIIEFGKQFFYKTDNRFEFETKPQPSFNKDFNLLIHNLKENEKEGIVNFIFTDSPKQIERLYAILEDIDKTAKFTPINSMLREGFVDPQIQTAFYTDHQIFDRYYKYKLKKGYQKSQAITLKDLRELKSGDYVTHIDHGIGKYAGLEKVEVNGKTQEMIRLIYADNDLLYVNINSLNRIAKYSGKESGVPKMNKLGTDAWDKLKKTTKKKVKDIARDLIKLYALRKTQAGTAFSPDSYLQTELEASFIYEDTPDQLKATQDVKKDMESPHPMDRLVCGDVGFGKTEIAVRAAFKAVAEGKQAAVLVPTTILALQHFKTFSSRLKDFPVTVDYINRFKTSKQIKDTLAEAAAGKVDILIGTHRLLSKDVKFKDLGIMIIDEEQKFGVTAKERLKAVRVNVDTLTLTATPIPRTLHFSLMGARDLSIISTPPPNRQPVSTELHVFNDKLIQEAVQFELDRSGQVFFIHNRVNDLMQLGGLIQKLVPKARIGIAHGQLDGDQLEDVMLDFINGEKDVLVATTIIEAGLDIPNANTIIINHAHMFGLSDLHQMRGRVGRSNKKAFCYLLSPPLSTLTSEARKRLSAIEEFSDLGSGFNVAMRDLDIRGSGNLLGAEQSGFIAEIGFEMYHKILDEAIQELKEAEFKGLFENEPARPFVGFTQVDTDLELYIPDAYITNITERYNLYTELSKLDNEAELAIFEKHLADRFGPVPPQVKTMLSVVRLQWLGKKLGFEKISFKKNSLRGYFLSDKQSAYFDSNTFTKILTFAQNHPRMCNLKEVKNTLRIAFDNISTVEEAIQTLELID, via the coding sequence TTGAACATTCGCGATTTAATAAACAGATACAAAACCGACGATAGGGTAACTCAATTTACCAAAGCGTTGAACAGCACTAAAAACCCAAAGATACAATTAAAGGGATTGGTGGGTTCGGCTGATGCTATTGTTGCCCTTTCTTCTTATTTCCTATTACACAAGCCCTTACTGTTCGTTTTGCCAGACCGGGAAGAAGCCGCATATTTTCAGTCTGACCTGGAAAGCGCGCTCGAAAAGCAGGTTTTATTATTCCCTTCCTCGTACCGCAAATCTTTCGATTTTACGCAGGTAGATACAGCAAACGTACTGGCCCGTGCAGAGGTACTGAACGAATTGAATCACGATTCGGAGTATGGCAAAATTGTAGTTTCTTACCCCGAAGCCATTGCCGAAAAGGTGATTGACCGCTCTGCTTTAGAAAAAAACACTTTAGAAATCAGTTTGGGAGCCAAGTTGGGCATCGATTTTATTAACGAATTTTTAATTGATTACGATTTCGACCGAAGAGACTTTGTTTACGAACCAGGGCAATTTTCTATCCGTGGTGGCATTGTAGATATATTTTCTTTCTCTTCTGATTTGCCTTACCGCATTGAGTTTTTTGGTGATGAAGTAGAAAGTATCAGAAGTTTTGAAATTGAAAGTCAGCTTTCGGTTGCCGATGTTAAATCGCTTACCATTGTACCTAATGTTCAGGCAAAATTTTTAACAGAAAGCAATATCAGCATCCTCGATTATATCGACCAGGATACACAACTCTGGTTTAAGGATGTAGAGTTTACCCTCGATATTGTTAAAGCTGGCTTTAAAAAGGCTGTTGAACTGTGGAAAGCGCTACCAGCGGCAGATAAAAGCCAAAACCCAGAATGGATTGATCCGAAATTTGCCTTTACTGACGAAAAGTTACTGGGCGATCATCTTCAGGATTTTCCAATCATCGAATTCGGGAAGCAGTTTTTTTATAAAACAGACAACCGCTTTGAATTTGAAACCAAGCCACAGCCTTCATTTAACAAAGATTTTAATCTCCTTATCCATAACCTTAAGGAAAACGAAAAAGAAGGCATTGTTAATTTTATTTTTACCGATTCACCAAAACAGATTGAGCGTTTATATGCCATTTTAGAGGATATTGATAAAACAGCCAAGTTTACACCGATCAATAGCATGCTGCGCGAAGGTTTTGTAGATCCGCAGATTCAAACGGCATTTTACACCGATCACCAGATTTTCGATCGATATTACAAATACAAACTTAAAAAAGGCTATCAGAAAAGCCAGGCCATTACCCTGAAAGATTTAAGGGAACTTAAATCAGGTGATTATGTTACCCACATCGACCATGGGATCGGAAAGTATGCCGGATTGGAAAAAGTAGAAGTTAACGGCAAAACCCAGGAGATGATCCGTTTAATTTATGCAGATAACGACCTACTTTATGTAAACATCAACTCGTTAAACCGCATTGCCAAATATAGCGGTAAGGAAAGCGGAGTGCCTAAGATGAATAAATTGGGTACTGATGCCTGGGACAAGCTAAAAAAAACTACTAAAAAAAAAGTTAAAGATATCGCCCGGGACCTGATCAAGCTCTATGCTTTGCGCAAAACCCAGGCAGGAACCGCGTTTTCTCCAGATAGTTATTTACAAACAGAATTGGAGGCTTCTTTTATTTACGAAGATACACCCGATCAGTTAAAGGCTACCCAAGACGTGAAAAAGGATATGGAATCGCCACATCCAATGGACCGTTTAGTGTGTGGTGATGTGGGCTTCGGAAAAACAGAGATTGCCGTACGCGCGGCATTTAAAGCAGTAGCAGAAGGAAAACAAGCGGCGGTTCTGGTACCAACAACTATTTTGGCCTTACAGCATTTCAAAACTTTTTCTTCACGCTTAAAAGATTTCCCGGTTACCGTTGATTACATTAACCGTTTTAAAACCAGTAAACAGATTAAGGATACATTGGCCGAAGCAGCTGCAGGCAAAGTTGATATTTTGATCGGCACACACCGTTTGCTGAGCAAGGATGTAAAGTTTAAGGATCTCGGCATCATGATTATTGATGAGGAGCAGAAATTTGGCGTTACTGCAAAAGAAAGGCTAAAAGCGGTTAGGGTAAATGTTGATACTTTAACCCTTACAGCAACTCCGATCCCGAGAACGCTGCATTTCTCTTTAATGGGCGCAAGAGATTTATCCATTATCAGCACGCCACCGCCAAACCGCCAGCCGGTTAGTACCGAATTACATGTTTTTAATGATAAACTGATTCAAGAGGCCGTTCAGTTCGAATTAGACCGCAGCGGACAGGTTTTCTTTATCCATAACCGCGTAAACGACCTGATGCAATTGGGTGGCTTAATCCAGAAACTGGTTCCAAAAGCAAGAATCGGTATTGCGCATGGCCAACTAGATGGCGATCAACTGGAAGATGTAATGCTCGATTTCATTAATGGAGAAAAAGATGTTCTGGTAGCCACCACGATTATAGAAGCGGGTTTAGATATTCCGAATGCCAATACCATCATCATTAACCATGCACATATGTTTGGTTTGAGCGATTTGCACCAGATGCGTGGCCGGGTAGGCAGGAGCAACAAAAAAGCTTTCTGTTATTTACTTTCTCCACCCTTATCTACTTTAACTTCTGAAGCACGGAAACGTTTAAGTGCTATTGAAGAGTTTTCTGACTTAGGAAGCGGTTTTAATGTAGCTATGCGCGATTTGGATATCCGTGGAAGTGGAAATTTATTGGGTGCCGAGCAGAGTGGTTTCATTGCTGAAATTGGTTTTGAAATGTACCACAAAATATTGGATGAGGCTATTCAGGAACTAAAAGAAGCAGAATTTAAAGGCCTCTTCGAAAATGAACCTGCCCGTCCGTTTGTGGGCTTTACACAGGTAGATACAGACCTTGAATTGTATATCCCTGACGCATACATCACCAATATCACCGAGCGTTACAATTTATATACCGAGCTTTCTAAACTTGATAACGAAGCAGAATTAGCCATTTTTGAAAAACATTTGGCCGACCGTTTCGGTCCGGTTCCGCCGCAAGTAAAAACGATGCTAAGTGTGGTGCGCTTGCAGTGGCTGGGCAAGAAACTGGGCTTCGAGAAAATCAGTTTTAAGAAAAATAGTTTACGCGGGTATTTCTTAAGCGATAAACAATCGGCTTATTTCGATTCGAATACCTTTACCAAGATTTTAACTTTTGCGCAGAACCACCCGCGTATGTGTAATTTAAAAGAAGTAAAAAATACCTTAAGGATTGCTTTCGATAACATAAGTACTGTTGAAGAAGCCATTCAAACTTTAGAACTTATTGACTAA
- a CDS encoding DUF3820 family protein, with translation MLDPTLLLDLVKMQMPYGKYKGYLICNIPESYLLWYKDKGFPKGKLGDLMATMFEIRVNGLEYLLTPLKNQNR, from the coding sequence ATGTTAGATCCAACCTTATTGCTCGATTTAGTGAAAATGCAAATGCCTTATGGAAAGTATAAAGGTTACCTGATCTGTAATATCCCCGAAAGTTATTTGCTGTGGTATAAGGATAAAGGCTTCCCAAAAGGGAAATTAGGCGATTTAATGGCTACTATGTTCGAAATCCGGGTAAATGGTTTAGAGTATTTATTAACGCCGTTGAAGAATCAAAATCGGTAG
- a CDS encoding zinc ribbon domain-containing protein, producing the protein MEQTVEQKLKALYELQNIHTKIDKIRQVRGELPMEVADLEDDVLGLETRIAKIKGELDDLEDSIVTRKNTIKDAQAAIKRYDSQLKEVKNNREYDALTKEIEIQGLDIQVSEKKIKEHGFEIASKTEIYEAAKAELDGRKKDLEVKKGELDVITAETEKEEQDLQKKADKAEPLIEERLLVAYKRLRKNAVNGLAVVTIDRDSCSGCFNQIPPQRQLDIRQRKKIIVCEHCGRILVDEALTHEVAEA; encoded by the coding sequence ATGGAACAAACCGTAGAACAAAAGCTAAAAGCTTTATACGAATTACAAAATATCCACACAAAAATTGATAAGATCCGCCAGGTACGTGGTGAATTACCAATGGAAGTTGCCGATCTTGAGGATGACGTTTTAGGATTAGAAACTAGAATTGCAAAAATCAAAGGAGAACTTGATGATCTGGAGGATTCAATCGTAACGCGTAAAAATACAATTAAAGATGCGCAAGCTGCCATCAAAAGATACGATTCTCAATTAAAAGAAGTTAAAAACAACCGTGAATACGATGCTTTAACGAAAGAAATTGAGATTCAAGGTTTAGATATTCAGGTTTCTGAAAAGAAAATTAAAGAACACGGTTTCGAAATCGCTTCTAAAACTGAAATCTATGAAGCTGCTAAAGCGGAGTTAGATGGCAGAAAGAAAGATTTAGAAGTTAAAAAAGGTGAACTTGATGTAATTACTGCAGAAACTGAAAAAGAAGAGCAGGATTTACAAAAGAAAGCTGATAAAGCCGAGCCACTGATTGAGGAGCGTTTATTGGTTGCCTACAAACGTTTACGCAAAAATGCAGTAAACGGTTTAGCAGTAGTAACAATCGATCGCGATTCTTGCTCGGGTTGTTTTAACCAGATTCCACCACAACGTCAGTTAGATATCCGCCAACGTAAAAAAATTATCGTTTGCGAACACTGCGGTCGTATTTTGGTTGATGAAGCTTTAACGCACGAAGTAGCAGAAGCTTAA
- a CDS encoding DsbA family oxidoreductase: MKVEIWSDVMCPFCYIGKRHFEQAIEKLPFKNEIEVDWKSYQLNPEYHNTNNETVYDYLSRSKGMPIEQAKQMTKQVADMAANAGLKMDFDTNIPANTFNAHRLIHLAAKHNLQDLAEEKLFEAHFVNSKNIGEIDVLIDLAVEIGLDKDEAKSVLNGNEFAEAVRYDIYESQNLGIRGVPYFVMDRKYGVSGAQPVQAFTDALTQSFAEWKSAQPKTTLTSLNKNDDAVCDENGCEI, from the coding sequence ATGAAAGTAGAAATCTGGTCGGACGTAATGTGTCCGTTTTGCTATATCGGAAAAAGACATTTTGAACAGGCGATAGAAAAACTACCGTTCAAAAACGAGATTGAAGTCGATTGGAAAAGTTATCAGCTCAATCCTGAGTACCATAATACGAATAACGAAACAGTATACGATTACCTTTCGAGAAGCAAGGGAATGCCCATTGAACAGGCTAAACAAATGACCAAACAGGTAGCGGATATGGCTGCAAATGCTGGTTTGAAGATGGATTTTGATACGAATATTCCTGCAAATACATTTAACGCACATCGTTTGATCCATTTAGCAGCAAAACATAATCTTCAGGATTTAGCCGAAGAGAAACTGTTTGAAGCACATTTTGTGAACAGTAAAAATATCGGCGAAATTGATGTTTTGATTGATCTTGCTGTAGAAATTGGTTTGGATAAGGACGAGGCCAAATCGGTTTTGAATGGAAATGAATTTGCCGAAGCCGTTCGTTATGATATTTATGAAAGCCAGAATTTAGGGATCCGTGGTGTGCCTTATTTTGTAATGGACCGTAAATATGGTGTTTCGGGCGCTCAGCCTGTTCAGGCATTTACCGATGCACTTACCCAAAGTTTTGCCGAGTGGAAATCTGCCCAGCCAAAAACTACGCTTACTTCATTAAACAAAAATGATGATGCCGTTTGTGATGAAAATGGTTGTGAGATATAG